A DNA window from Ipomoea triloba cultivar NCNSP0323 chromosome 10, ASM357664v1 contains the following coding sequences:
- the LOC116032606 gene encoding transcription factor VOZ1-like isoform X2, with product MGKGSKSGVGKSASYQLFKDRAKNRVDDLQGMFTDLQSLRKESRTSEVAVLEEQLNQVLREWKAELNQPSPASSLQGGSLGFNTSDLCRLVQLGEEEDDATSALAAPKSEPDAQKVSAAAGYQEGLNVAQVLQEQNLQLVDQSKNAPLVVNNVGISNIGPAQLGDYQSYDFHQDFEQQYFPGFDCVNLCLEDVLPAIHINPPPSAFLGPKCALWDCPRPAMGSDWCQKSQDYCSDYHASLAPNEGYIGQPPIVRPMGIGLKDNLLFQAISAKAQGKEVGVPECEGAATTKSPWNAPELFDLKVVEGETIREWLFFDKPRRAFESGNRKQRSLPDYNGRGWHESRKQVMNEFGGLKRSYYMDPQPMKNLEWHLYEYEINNYDKCALYRLELKLVDGKKSPKGKVNNPSVADLQKQMGRLNAEFPPDTKRTVKGRAKANAKDNTGSIPSAPNPAVPNSEGLCYTTALPPYDYVINDLSGYYIT from the exons ATGGGGAAGGGTTCGAAGAGCGGCGTGGGCAAGTCTGCATCTTACCAGCTCTTCAAGGACAGGGCTAAGAATCGGGTGGATGATCTGCAAGGGATGTTCACTGATCTTCAGTCCTTGAGGAAAGAGAGCCGTACTTCTGAAGTGGCAGTGCTTGAGGAGCAGCTTAACCAGGTGCTTCGGGAGTGGAAGGCTGAGCTCAATCAGCCTTCCCCTGCTTCTTCTTTGCAG GGGGGGAGTTTGGGATTTAACACATCAGACCTTTGTAGATTGGTGCAGCTTGGTGAGGAGGAAGATGACGCCACCAGTGCATTAGCTGCCCCAAAGTCTGAACCTGATGCGCAAAAAGTTAGTGCTGCTGCTGGTTATCAAGAG GGTCTGAATGTAGCTCAGGTGCTTCAGGAACAAAATCTTCAGTTGGTGGACCAATCCAAAAATGCTCCTTTAGTGGTTAACAATGTGGGCATTAGTAATATAGGTCCTGCACAGTTGGGGGATTATCAGTCATATGATTTTCATCAAGATTTTGAGCAGCAGTATTTCCCTgggtttgattgtgtgaatctTTGCCTCGAAGATGTTTTGCCTGCAATTCATATTAATCCTCCACCTTCTGCATTCTTGGGCCCAAAATGTGCACTTTGGGATTGCCCGAGACCTGCAATGGGGTCAGACTGGTGTCAAAAGTCTCAAGACTACTGCAGTGACTATCATGCTTCCCTTGCTCCAAACGAAGGCTACATTGGACAGCCCCCGATTGTAAGACCAATGGGTATTGGCTTAAAGGATAATCTGCTTTTCCAAGCGATCAGTGCAAAAGCACAGGGAAAGGAAGTCGGTGTTCCAGAGTGTGAGGGTGCAGCAACTACAAAATCCCCATGGAACGCACCTG AGCTTTTTGATCTTAAAGTTGTTGAAGGTGAAACAATTAGGGAGTGGCTTTTCTTTGACAAGCCTCGAAGAGCGTTTGAGAGTGGAAATAGAAAACAGAGGTCATTGCCTGATTATAATGGACGGGGGTGGCACGAGTCAAGGAAGCAGGTGATGAATGAGTTTGGAGGACTAAAGAGATCTTATTATATGGATCCACAACCAATGAAGAACTTGGAGTGGCATCTCTATGAATACGAGATCAACAACTATGACAAGTGCGCTTTGTATAGATTGGAACTGAAGCTCGTGGATGGCAAGAAGAGCCCAAAAGGAAAAGTAAACAATCCATCTGTTGCTGATTTGCAGAAGCAAATGGGAAGACTTAACGCTGAATTCCCTCCTGACACCAAGCGCACCGTGAAGGGTAGGGCAAAGGCGAACGCCAAGGATAACACTGGAAGTATTCCATCTGCTCCAAATCCCGCTGTTCCAAATTCTGAAGGGCTTTGTTATACTACTGCATTACCACCTTACGATTATGTTATCAATGATCTGAGTGGCTACTACATAACGTAG
- the LOC116031774 gene encoding 28 kDa heat- and acid-stable phosphoprotein-like gives MGRGKFKGKPTGRRQFSTPEEMKAGTSAARPRTFRKEEAEVEEEEISENESGEESEGSDKEQRQKGLQGIIEIENPNLVKAKNLKAKDVDMEKTTELSRREREEIEKQKAHERYMRLQEQGKTEQARKDLERLALIRQQRAEAAKKREEEKAAKEQKKLEARK, from the exons ATGGGGAGAGGAAAGTTCAAGGGAAAGCCCACTGGTCGCCGCCAGTTCTCCACTCCTGAGGAGATGA AGGCTGGAACCTCAGCGGCTCGTCCTCGCACATTTAGAAAG GAAGAAGCCGAAGTTGAGGAAGAGGAGATATCTGAGAATGAGTCTGGAGAGGAATCTGAAGGGTCTGATAAAGAACAG AGGCAGAAGGGTTTACAGGGCATCATTGAGATTGAGAACCCTAACTTAGTCAAGGCTAAGAATCTGAAAGCCAAAGACGTCGAT ATGGAGAAAACAACTGAACTTTCAAGACGTGAAAG GGAAGAGATAGAGAAGCAGAAAGCTCATGAACGTTACATGAGGCTCCAAGAACAAGGGAAAACTGAGCAAGCAAGGAAAGACTTAG AACGCTTGGCCCTGATAAGGCAACAGAGAGCAGAAGCCGCTAAAAAGCGTGAGGAGGAGAAAGCTG CCAAAGAACAGAAGAAACTGGAAGCGCGAAAGTGA
- the LOC116032691 gene encoding transcription elongation factor 1 homolog, producing the protein MGKRKSKAKPPPKKRMDKLDTVFSCPFCSHGTSVECRIDMKNAIGEAICNICQESFSTTVTALTEPIDIYSEWIDECERVNNVEDDDA; encoded by the exons ATGGGGAAGAGGAAGTCTAAAGCAAAGCCGCCTCCAAAGAAGCGGATGGATAAACTTGACACTGTTTTTAGCTGCCCATTTTGCAGCCATGGCACCAGTGTAGAGTGCCGCAT TGACATGAAAAACGCGATTGGGGAGGCAATTTGCAATATTTGCCAAGAAAGCTTTAGCACAACTGTCACAG CTCTAACAGAGCCTATCGATAT ATATAGCGAATGGATTGATGAATGTGAGCGAGTCAACAatgttgaagatgatgatgcaTGA
- the LOC116033370 gene encoding GDSL esterase/lipase At5g45960-like → MNTSFPCSCLFWLLALLLLENATALTHLYRPFNNTISAVLIFGDSTVDSGNNNYITSVTKCNFPPYGIDFDENHTPTGRFSDGRLVTDYMASYIGVKEYVPPYLDSTLTTDELMTGVTFASGGSGYDPLTHQISRSISLDTQLEYFREYKKKLESEIGEEKTKSIVSNAAFLISAGTNDMVINYYATPFRRRSYTVAEYHQYLLQLTQEFIQDLIKEGAKVIGVVGMPPIGCLPAVITLFSGTDLISSRQCLDSYSAAARDYNHMLQEKLKALETPSTKIIFADIYKPLEDMIQNPTKYGFEEVDTGCCGSGYIEVSYLCNRKSSVCANASKYIFFDSVHPTQATYYNLFQTLRPIIDLTMKKY, encoded by the exons ATGAATACATCTTTCCCTTGCAGCTGCCTTTTCTGGCTTCTTGCACTACTTCTACTTGAAAATGCCACAGCTTTAACCCATCTATATAGGCCATTCAACAATACCATTTCGGCGGTTTTGATCTTCGGAGACTCCACCGTCGACTCCGGCAACAACAACTACATAACAAGCGTCACTAAGTGCAACTTCCCGCCTTAcggaattgattttgatgagaaCCACACCCCTACCGGAAGGTTTTCTGATGGCCGTCTCGTCACCGATTATATGG CTTCTTATATCGGAGTGAAAGAGTACGTGCCACCCTACCTGGACTCAACTCTCACCACCGATGAGCTGATGACCGGCGTCACTTTTGCCTCCGGCGGCTCTGGATATGATCCCCTCACTCATCAAATAAGC AGATCAATATCACTAGACACGCAGCTGGAATATTTTAGAGAATACAAAAAGAAACTTGAAAGCGAAATAGGAGAGGAGAAAACAAAATCAATTGTTAGCAACGCGGCATTTCTAATCAGCGCCGGCACAAATGATATGGTCATCAACTATTACGCCACCCCGTTCAGGCGCCGGAGTTACACCGTCGCAGAGTATCACCAATACCTGTTGCAGCTCACTCAGGAGTTCATACAG GATTTAATAAAGGAGGGAGCTAAGGTGATCGGCGTTGTAGGGATGCCACCAATCGGGTGCTTACCGGCTGTCATTACGTTGTTTTCCGGCACCGATCTGATTTCCAGCCGTCAATGTCTGGACTCCTACTCCGCCGCTGCAAGAGACTACAATCATATGCTTCAAGAGAAGTTGAAAGCTTTGGAAACCCCATCCACAAAAATAATCTTCGCTGATATTTACAAACCTTTGGAGGACATGATACAAAACCCCACAAAATATG GTTTCGAGGAAGTAGACACAGGATGTTGTGGGAGTGGGTATATCGAAGTGTCGTACTTGTGCAACCGGAAATCCAGCGTTTGCGCCAATGCCTCCAAATACATATTCTTCGATTCTGTACACCCAACACAGGCCACGTACTACAATTTGTTCCAGACACTACGCCCCATCATTGATCTTACTATGAAGAAATATTAA
- the LOC116033373 gene encoding histone H3-like centromeric protein CSE4 has protein sequence MEIPNGSYQADSSQVHRREGSEEXTKQTARKSTGGKAPRKQLATKAARKSAPATGGVKKPHRFRPGTVALREIRKYQKSTELLIRKLPFQRLVREIAQDFKTDLRFQSSAVAALQEAAEAYLVGLFEDTNLCAIHAKRVTIMPKDIQLARRIRGERAYGIXTKQTARKSTGGKAPRKQLATKAARKSAPATGGVKKPHRFRPGTVALREIRKYQKSTELLIRKLPFQRLVREIAQDFKTDLRFQSSAVAALQEAAEAYLVGLFEDTNLCAIHAKRVTIMPKDIQLARRIRGERA, from the exons ATGGAG ATTCCTAATGGCTCGTACCAAGCAGACAGCTCGCAAGTCCACCGGCGGGAAGGCTCCGAGGAAGNTACCAAGCAGACAGCTCGCAAGTCCACCGGCGGGAAGGCTCCGAGGAAGCAGCTAGCCACCAAGGCGGCCAGGAAGTCGGCTCCGGCCACCGGCGGAGTGAAGAAGCCTCACCGCTTCAGGCCAGGAACTGTGGCTCTCCGTGAGATCCGAAAGTACCAGAAGTCCACTGAGCTTCTCATCCGCAAGCTCCCATTCCAGCGCCTGGTTCGTGAGATCGCCCAGGACTTCAAGACCGATCTCCGCTTCCAGAGCTCCGCCGTGGCCGCGCTTCAGGAGGCTGCCGAGGCTTACCTTGTCGGGCTGTTTGAGGACACCAATCTGTGTGCTATTCACGCGAAGAGGGTGACTATCATGCCCAAGGACATTCAGCTTGCTAGGAGAATTAGGGGCGAGAGGGCTTA TGGTATCANTACCAAGCAGACAGCTCGCAAGTCCACCGGCGGGAAGGCTCCGAGGAAGCAGCTAGCCACCAAGGCGGCCAGGAAGTCGGCTCCGGCCACCGGCGGAGTGAAGAAGCCTCACCGCTTCAGGCCAGGAACTGTGGCTCTCCGTGAGATCCGAAAGTACCAGAAGTCCACTGAGCTTCTCATCCGCAAGCTCCCATTCCAGCGCCTGGTTCGTGAGATCGCCCAGGACTTCAAGACCGATCTCCGCTTCCAGAGCTCCGCCGTGGCCGCGCTTCAGGAGGCTGCCGAGGCTTACCTTGTCGGGCTGTTTGAGGACACCAATCTGTGTGCTATTCACGCGAAGAGGGTGACTATCATGCCCAAGGACATTCAGCTTGCTAGGAGAATTAGGGGCGAGAGGGCTTAG
- the LOC116032606 gene encoding transcription factor VOZ1-like isoform X1, translating into MLLPRTQSHLIDTKLLSSPLLNFLSLLLSNPLSSAFLRSSAPPLLTRLRLKVKASSLRMGKGSKSGVGKSASYQLFKDRAKNRVDDLQGMFTDLQSLRKESRTSEVAVLEEQLNQVLREWKAELNQPSPASSLQGGSLGFNTSDLCRLVQLGEEEDDATSALAAPKSEPDAQKVSAAAGYQEGLNVAQVLQEQNLQLVDQSKNAPLVVNNVGISNIGPAQLGDYQSYDFHQDFEQQYFPGFDCVNLCLEDVLPAIHINPPPSAFLGPKCALWDCPRPAMGSDWCQKSQDYCSDYHASLAPNEGYIGQPPIVRPMGIGLKDNLLFQAISAKAQGKEVGVPECEGAATTKSPWNAPELFDLKVVEGETIREWLFFDKPRRAFESGNRKQRSLPDYNGRGWHESRKQVMNEFGGLKRSYYMDPQPMKNLEWHLYEYEINNYDKCALYRLELKLVDGKKSPKGKVNNPSVADLQKQMGRLNAEFPPDTKRTVKGRAKANAKDNTGSIPSAPNPAVPNSEGLCYTTALPPYDYVINDLSGYYIT; encoded by the exons ATGCTTTTGCCGCGTACACAATCGCACCTCATCGACACAAAACTACTCTCCTCTCCACTCCtcaactttctctctctactcCTCTCAAACCCCCTCTCTTCTGCCTTTCTCCGCTCTTCAGCACCACCACTTCTTACCAG GTTAAGACTGAAGGTAAAGGCTTCAAGTTTAAGGATGGGGAAGGGTTCGAAGAGCGGCGTGGGCAAGTCTGCATCTTACCAGCTCTTCAAGGACAGGGCTAAGAATCGGGTGGATGATCTGCAAGGGATGTTCACTGATCTTCAGTCCTTGAGGAAAGAGAGCCGTACTTCTGAAGTGGCAGTGCTTGAGGAGCAGCTTAACCAGGTGCTTCGGGAGTGGAAGGCTGAGCTCAATCAGCCTTCCCCTGCTTCTTCTTTGCAG GGGGGGAGTTTGGGATTTAACACATCAGACCTTTGTAGATTGGTGCAGCTTGGTGAGGAGGAAGATGACGCCACCAGTGCATTAGCTGCCCCAAAGTCTGAACCTGATGCGCAAAAAGTTAGTGCTGCTGCTGGTTATCAAGAG GGTCTGAATGTAGCTCAGGTGCTTCAGGAACAAAATCTTCAGTTGGTGGACCAATCCAAAAATGCTCCTTTAGTGGTTAACAATGTGGGCATTAGTAATATAGGTCCTGCACAGTTGGGGGATTATCAGTCATATGATTTTCATCAAGATTTTGAGCAGCAGTATTTCCCTgggtttgattgtgtgaatctTTGCCTCGAAGATGTTTTGCCTGCAATTCATATTAATCCTCCACCTTCTGCATTCTTGGGCCCAAAATGTGCACTTTGGGATTGCCCGAGACCTGCAATGGGGTCAGACTGGTGTCAAAAGTCTCAAGACTACTGCAGTGACTATCATGCTTCCCTTGCTCCAAACGAAGGCTACATTGGACAGCCCCCGATTGTAAGACCAATGGGTATTGGCTTAAAGGATAATCTGCTTTTCCAAGCGATCAGTGCAAAAGCACAGGGAAAGGAAGTCGGTGTTCCAGAGTGTGAGGGTGCAGCAACTACAAAATCCCCATGGAACGCACCTG AGCTTTTTGATCTTAAAGTTGTTGAAGGTGAAACAATTAGGGAGTGGCTTTTCTTTGACAAGCCTCGAAGAGCGTTTGAGAGTGGAAATAGAAAACAGAGGTCATTGCCTGATTATAATGGACGGGGGTGGCACGAGTCAAGGAAGCAGGTGATGAATGAGTTTGGAGGACTAAAGAGATCTTATTATATGGATCCACAACCAATGAAGAACTTGGAGTGGCATCTCTATGAATACGAGATCAACAACTATGACAAGTGCGCTTTGTATAGATTGGAACTGAAGCTCGTGGATGGCAAGAAGAGCCCAAAAGGAAAAGTAAACAATCCATCTGTTGCTGATTTGCAGAAGCAAATGGGAAGACTTAACGCTGAATTCCCTCCTGACACCAAGCGCACCGTGAAGGGTAGGGCAAAGGCGAACGCCAAGGATAACACTGGAAGTATTCCATCTGCTCCAAATCCCGCTGTTCCAAATTCTGAAGGGCTTTGTTATACTACTGCATTACCACCTTACGATTATGTTATCAATGATCTGAGTGGCTACTACATAACGTAG
- the LOC116033372 gene encoding LOB domain-containing protein 2-like, whose amino-acid sequence MAGEEGNRPACAACKHQRKKCRGDTCVLWRHFPATMKEDFQAVNRVFGIANISKIIKSLDPVQQDIAVKSLLWEAKLWKEDPVHGPLGLFNRLQRELLFLREKINILQPRPLIPAPPPPRPETYQSLRGGVGNFSFHPNYTGQYRMSNGYGLQQIQPNFGRTGFNHQNRPVQQYLPPPYHNSFGHNKENALVPYANNAGISGQDRWSVIHVGDRTSNVVRPSRLPAGPAMSSNRSSVTVKQGDEDETGNDEARELVAALYYDHQLLNSTNQNNVQGKLT is encoded by the coding sequence ATGGCGGGAGAGGAAGGCAACCGCCCTGCATGCGCGGCATGCAAGCACCAACGGAAAAAGTGCAGAGGGGACACCTGCGTTCTCTGGCGTCACTTTCCGGCGACCATGAAGGAAGATTTTCAGGCGGTTAATAGGGTTTTCGGCATAGCCAATATATCAAAGATCATCAAAAGTTTGGACCCGGTTCAACAGGATATAGCGGTCAAATCGTTATTGTGGGAAGCAAAATTGTGGAAGGAAGACCCGGTTCATGGCCCGCTGGGCCTGTTCAATAGGTTACAGAGAGAGCTTTTGTTTCTAAGggaaaaaataaacatacttCAACCGCGGCCGCTGATCCCCGCGCCACCACCGCCCCGGCCGGAGACCTACCAATCACTCCGCGGCGGCGTTGGGAATTTTAGTTTCCATCCTAATTACACTGGACAATATAGGATGAGTAATGGCTATGGATTACAACAAATTCAGCCGAATTTTGGTCGGACCGGGTTTAACCACCAAAATAGACCGGTTCAGCAATATCTACCGCCGCCGTACCATAATAGTTTCGGACATAATAAGGAAAACGCACTTGTTCCTTACGCTAATAATGCTGGGATTAGTGGACAAGATCGTTGGAGTGTCATCCATGTCGGAGATCGTACCAGTAATGTTGTTAGACCAAGCCGTTTGCCGGCCGGTCCTGCGATGTCATCCAACCGGTCCAGTGTTACTGTAAAACAGGGCGATGAAGATGAAACCGGGAACGATGAAGCAAGAGAACTTGTTGCTGCTCTTTATTATGATCATCAACTTTTGAACAGCACTAACCAAAATAATGTTCAAGGTAAATTAACATAG
- the LOC116033605 gene encoding WUSCHEL-related homeobox 8-like: MSSSKRHWPSMFKSKPCNTLHPWHRHRDILNSSLKPPSTPPSGGGSEERSAPEPKARWNPKPEQIRILEAIFNSGMVNPPREEIRNIRAKLQEYGQVGDANVFYWFQNRKSRTKHKLRHVQTSTKSPQQNPNPPLIVGGPSPSSSSSSSEKSSPNDSANHNSFFHARNELLTEPPPSIHQTSTGFASSDGGAFTQSLCFSTVSDQTTVENSPNLLLTELMGFAAAVQPPTTCGGETGPAKSTVFINDLAFEVAAAHFNVKAAFGDDAVLIHYSSGQPLLTNEWGLTLDPLQDGAYYYLVRT; encoded by the exons ATGTCTTCATCAAAGAGACACTGGCCTAGCATGTTCAAGTCCAAGCCCTGCAACACTCTCCACCCATGGCACCGCCACCGTGACATTCTCAACTCTTCCCTCAAACCACCCTCAACACCCCCTTCAG GTGGTGGGAGTGAAGAGAGGAGCGCTCCAGAGCCAAAGGCGAGATGGAATCCGAAGCCGGAGCAAATACGCATTCTTGAAGCTATCTTCAATTCCGGAATGGTTAATCCTCCCAGAGAGGAGATTAGAAACATCAGAGCTAAACTCCAAGAGTACGGCCAAGTCGGCGACGCCAACGTCTTCTATTGGTTCCAGAACAGAAAATCAAGAACCAAGCACAAACTCCGCCACGTCCAAACCTCCACCAAATCGCCGCAACAAAACCCCAATCCTCCTCTCATAGTCGGCGGCCCCTCACCGTCTTCCTCATCGTCTTCTTCCGAGAAATCATCTCCTAATGATTCCGCGAATCACAACAGCTTTTTTCATGCACGCAATGAGTTGTTGACTGAACCGCCGCCTTCCATCCATCAAACCTCAACCGGTTTTGCTTCTTCCGACGGCGGCGCGTTCACACAATCGCTCTGCTTTTCTACTGTTTCTGATCAGACCACGGTTGAGAATTCTCCAAACCTTTTGCTCACCGAACTCATGGGCTTCGCCGCCGCCGTTCAGCCTCCAACTACTT GTGGCGGAGAGACGGGTCCGGCAAAATCGACGGTGTTCATAAATGACTTGGCATTCGAGGTGGCGGCGGCGCACTTCAACGTGAAGGCGGCGTTTGGTGATGACGCGGTGCTCATTCATTATTCCTCCGGCCAGCCCCTCCTCACCAATGAATGGGGACTAACCCTTGATCCACTTCAGGACGGcgcttattattatttagttcGCACATAA
- the LOC116031432 gene encoding ras-related protein RABA1f-like: protein MAYRADEDYDYLFKVVLIGDSGVGKSNLLSRFTRNEFSSESKSTIGVEFATRTIEVDDKLAKAQIWDTAGQERYRAITSAYYRGAVGALLVYDITRHITFDNVERWLRELRDHTDQNIVVMLVGNKADLRHLRAVTTPTAQAFAERENTFFIETSALEALNVEMAFTEVLTQIYRITSRKALDIGDDPMALPRGKAINIGESSNPSGGGCCSS from the exons ATGGCTTATAGGGCGGATGAAGATTACGACTATCTCTTTAAGGTGGTGCTGATAGGTGATTCCGGCGTTGGGAAATCTAATTTGCTTTCGCGATTCACCCGCAATGAGTTTAGCTCCGAGTCCAAATCCACCATCGGTGTCGAGTTCGCCACCCGCACTATTGAGGTCGATGATAAGCTCGCCAAGGCTCAGATTTGGGACACCGCTGGCCAAGAAAG GTACCGGGCAATTACGAGTGCTTATTATCGAGGAGCGGTGGGGGCATTGCTTGTCTATGACATAACTCGTCATATAACGTTCGATAACGTGGAGAGATGGCTGAGGGAGCTGCGGGATCACACAGATCAGAACATCGTCGTCATGCTGGTAGGGAACAAGGCGGATCTCCGCCACCTGCGAGCCGTAACCACCCCGACTGCACAGGCATTTGCAGAGAGGGAGAATACCTTCTTCATTGAAACCTCTGCACTGGAGGCACTCAATGTCGAGATGGCCTTCACCGAGGTGCTGACTCAGATCTACCGGATCACCAGCCGGAAGGCCCTCGACATCGGTGATGATCCGATGGCTCTGCCCCGGGGAAAGGCAATCAACATTGGGGAGAGCTCTAATCCCAGTGGTGGTGGGTGCTGTTCTTCATAA